DNA from Aureimonas sp. AU20:
GGCCGGGCCCACGGCGCGGCGGAACACGGCGAAGAGCTCACGCCCCAGGCCGAATTCGTTGGCCGAGAGATCGGCCTCGGCGAGGCTGCGCGCGTCGAGCTCGGCGGCGTCCACCAGAATTTCGAGCCGACCCGTCTCGCCATCGAGGCGGATCATGTCGCCGTCGCGGATCTTGCCGATGACACCGCCCTCGGCCGCCTCGGGCGTGACGTGGATGGCGGCCGGGATCTTGCCCGAAGCGCCGGACATGCGCCCGTCGGTGACGAGCGCCACCTTCTGCCCGCGATCCTGAAGGACGCCGAGCGAGGGCGTGAGCTTGTGAAGCTCGGGCATGCCGTTCGACTTCGGCCCCTGGAAGCGGACCACGGCGACGAAGTCCCCCGTCAGCTCGCCCGCCTTGAAGGCCCGTTGCAGGTCGTCCTGATCGTGGAACACGCGGGCCGGCGCCTCGACGATGCGGCGCTCCGGCTTCACGGCGGACACCTTGATGACCGCCTTGCCCATGTTGCCGTCCAGCATCTTCAAGCCACCATTGCTGGCGAAGGGCTGTTCGGGCGTGGTCAGGACCTTGGGGTCGCCGCTGAGTGCGGGGGCGGGCACGCGGAGCACGGACTGGCCGTCCTCGCCCAGACGCGCCTCGACCGAGTAACCCGAGAGCGGGGTGCCCCAGGCGGTGCGCACGTCGTCGTGCAGGAGGCCGTGCTGCAGAAGTTCGCGGATCAGGAAGCCCATGCCGCCCGCCGCCTGGAAATGGTTCACGTCGGCCGAGCCGTTGGGATAGACGCGGGCGAGAAGCGGGGTGAGGTCGGAGAGTTCCGAAATGTCCGTCCAGGTCAGCTGGATGCCGGCCGCCGCCGCGATCGCAACGAGATGCATCGTGTGATTGGTGGAGCCGCCCGTCGCATGAAGGCCGATGACGCCGTTCACCACGGCACGCTCGTCCACCACCAGCCCGGCCGGCGTGTACTCGTTGCCGAGCGCGGTGATCGACAGGGCGCGGCGCGTGGCCTCGCGGGTCAGCGCGTCGCGCAGCGGCGTGCCGGGGTTGACGAAGGAGGAGCCGGGTGTGTGCAGGCCCATGATCTCCATCAGCATCTGGTTGGAGTTGGCCGTGCCGTAGAAGGTGCAGGTGCCCGGCCCGTGATAGGACTTGGACTCGGCCTCCAGCAGCGCGTCGCGCCCGACCTTGCCCTCGGCATAGAGCTGGCGGATGCGCGTCTTCTCGTCGTTGGGCAGGCCCGTGGTCATGGGGCCGGCCGGAATGAACACGGCCGGCAGATGGCCGAAGGTCAGCGCCGCGATGGCGAGGCCCGGCACGATCTTGTCGCAGACGCCGAGATAGACGGCGGCGTCAAACATGTCATGGCTGAGGCCGACCGCCGTCGCCATGGCGATGACATCGCGCGAGAAGAGCGAGAGCTCCATGCCCGTCTGCCCCTGCGTGACGCCATCGCACATGGCCGGCACGCCGCCCGCGACCTGCGCCGTCGCGCCCATGTCGCGCGCCGTCTGGCGGATCATCTCGGGATAGGTCTCGAACGGCTGATGGGCCGAGAGCATGTCGTTGTAGGAGGTGATGATGCCGAGATTGAGCGTCTCGCCCCCGGTCAGGCGCGCCTTGTCGGTCGGCCCGCAGGCCGCGAAGCCATGGGCGAGATTGCCGCAATGGAGGCGGGTGCGGCGCGGGCCGGCCTCGCCCTTGGCCTGGATGCGGGCGAGGTAGGGCTCGCGCGTCGGCGCCGAACGCTCGCGGATGCGATCGGTGATCTCCTCGATGCGGGCAATGGCGGCCATGACGTCACCTCGTTGGCTTGGGGGTGGCGGGCTCTCGCCGCCCGCCCGGTCGTTCGGCCCGGCGCTTCGCGCGCGCCGGGCATCGGGAGTCTTTCAGGGTGCCCAGAAAACCTGAAGCGGTTCCTCGCGCGGCGCCCGCAGGACGGCGCGCACCGGCATGTCCTCCGCCGGGCCTTCGCCCAGCGCGCGCTCCAGAACCTCGCGCTTGTCCTCGCCCTCGATATGAAGCGCCAGGAAGCGCGCCTCCGCAAGACGCTTGAGCGTGAGCGTGACGCGCGGCTCGCCCGCGCCGGGCGCTTCCATCGCGATCACCGCTTCGGGATAGGCGGGGTCGATCGCGGTCGAAAGCCGGGAGCCGCCGGGGAAGAAGGAGGCCGTGTGGCCGTCGGTTCCCATGCCGAGGATCACCGCGTCGAACGGGTGCGGCAATCCGCCGAAGCG
Protein-coding regions in this window:
- the edd gene encoding phosphogluconate dehydratase, encoding MAAIARIEEITDRIRERSAPTREPYLARIQAKGEAGPRRTRLHCGNLAHGFAACGPTDKARLTGGETLNLGIITSYNDMLSAHQPFETYPEMIRQTARDMGATAQVAGGVPAMCDGVTQGQTGMELSLFSRDVIAMATAVGLSHDMFDAAVYLGVCDKIVPGLAIAALTFGHLPAVFIPAGPMTTGLPNDEKTRIRQLYAEGKVGRDALLEAESKSYHGPGTCTFYGTANSNQMLMEIMGLHTPGSSFVNPGTPLRDALTREATRRALSITALGNEYTPAGLVVDERAVVNGVIGLHATGGSTNHTMHLVAIAAAAGIQLTWTDISELSDLTPLLARVYPNGSADVNHFQAAGGMGFLIRELLQHGLLHDDVRTAWGTPLSGYSVEARLGEDGQSVLRVPAPALSGDPKVLTTPEQPFASNGGLKMLDGNMGKAVIKVSAVKPERRIVEAPARVFHDQDDLQRAFKAGELTGDFVAVVRFQGPKSNGMPELHKLTPSLGVLQDRGQKVALVTDGRMSGASGKIPAAIHVTPEAAEGGVIGKIRDGDMIRLDGETGRLEILVDAAELDARSLAEADLSANEFGLGRELFAVFRRAVGPADRGASVF